The DNA sequence GTGGTTTGTTTTAGGATTAAAAGCATACTGTCTCAACAAATGGTGAAAGTGTCTGCTTGCAAGAAGGTAAGCACAACTGAAGAGGCTATATTACATAGATTAGGACTTCCTGTCTTGGGTTTAAAAGCACAGAAAACTGTGATTCTGCAATGGTCTTTCCCACCATTGGGTTTTGTCAAGTTAAATATTGATGGGCGTAGTTGGGGAATCTTGGTGAATGTGGTGGTGGAGAGGTTGTTTGGGATTCTAGAGGGGGTCTAGTGGGTGGTTGTATGGCCTATTATGGATGCGGCACTAACACCATGGCTGAGACTAAGGCATTGCTCGATGGCCTGCGCATTTGCATTATGCAGCAGCAGACTAATATTGTGGTCGAAACGGATTACCAACTGTTGAGTAACTGGTGGAATGGAATGTATACTGGTCTATTCAAGAGGTCTGGGAGAGAATTTCTGACTCTGCAAAGGATCTGAATCTATTAGTTAGGCACGCACATAGAGAGATAAACCAAGTTGCTGATTTTCTTGCCAAAGAAGGTGTCAAGGGGAATACGGTAGATTTTGAACTGGCCCCAAAGGAGATAACAGGTCTTTTGAGACTTGATAGGATAGAATTGCCTGTGTTATGATGTAAGTAATAGGCTATGATTTTATAACCATGTATAGCTCATTGTTAAGGGCTTTAGTTTTATGATTTCTTATATTAGTTCATTTTACACTCTGGTTTTGGCTCTTTTGTCAAGGTGTCTGATTGgttccacggtattcctccgccataagtgagggcgtcaataaaattggggtctcgtcctcttctaaaaaaaaaaaaaaaatctacacaacctccacacaccacatattttttaatttttattatttttttcttttattaaatatttaatatatgaataatgaatagaaaaattaaattattttaaaaagaataaactcaaaaaaatttttataaaaatattaaaaaattaaaaaatttaaaaaaatatggtgtgtggtggTTGGGGAGGTTGGGGagaattgctaaaaaaaaaaaatttcccaaaAGGCCTCAGGCTGCTGGCTCTCTGAACATGAATATGGCatgttggaaaagaaaaaaggagggGGTGGCACGGGGTAAGGTGCCAAAATTCCATGAAGTGAGATTGAACTAAAGAAACCcttgaaaaaaaggaaaggccAGATCATATACTTTTCTATCTTGAAGATTGACGcaataatgttttttcttgataagtaaAGATTAATGCAATACTCCAGaaagattatataaatacacaatCTAAGCACAAAAAGTAGCTTTTGGCTCATTTACCCTTTCAGCTTTAAAGTTCAGTCTACCCAAAAGGGAGGAACTAATCAGAAAAAATCCAGAACTAGCTCAGAGTTTAATCATACTCCTAACTGAAGTTTTGCTCCATAGGGACTTCAAAAGGTTCTTCCTCTGGGaagaaatattttacaaaaccaAACagataaaggggaaaaaaactaCATTACCTCCGAAAAACTAGCGCTAAGAGGGAAACCCACCTAGTTATGATCATCAATTCCACTCAGAAGCACTGAATCTGTACTCATATTCTCTTCAAACATCACACTAGATCGCCCCAAACTCAACTTAATCATACATTTATATAGAATATCGAAACAAGGCTTTTAAAAGTACAATCATGATTAATACCCAAGAATAAAACATTAAATCAAGAGAGAGTACTTGCATTTCCCCAAACTAATGCACCTAGCATCATCATCAAGTTTTGGGGATACCTCTTGCACATCTAGTAATGACCTCACAACCTCTGTTGTAAGGATTTGCCACTCCAGCCTGACAATTGTAGTATGATGCCCCCGGTTTAGCACATGGAGTCATGCCCCTCCTCAGTGTCTCATAGCTTATATACTTCTTCTGCATCACCAGAACTCTCCTGTTGGTCTCCGTATCCATCTCAGTATCTGAAAAACATTCCCCAACCTTTTGGGTGCAAACCCTTTTCACCATTGCATCCATTTCACTGTTTTCCAGCGAATCCAGGCCCAGAACTGAGACCCCATTGCAGATCGAGACTTGGGTATGGAGGAAAAGCAGTACCAGGTAGAGGAAGGTCAGGGGAACCAGGCTGGGAATGGACATCTTTGTTCAAGTGTTTCAAGTGTTCTTGCTTTGGGTTTGTGTTGTCAATTGTGAAACCGAGATTCTTGGTGGTTGAAAGGTCATAAATGGAACATACTGTTCCAAAGTTCTAGACGTGGTTTACCTTAAGGTCATGAACTGTGAAGCATGAAAGCGATGACTGTTGTCTACCATACCATCCAACCCACTTGTACGTCCTTTTAgagcatgaaaatcattttgtaGAACTTCTGaggttttagaataaaattttaacgttcctttttttttttggataggaACAACGTTCCTTTATctaatttcattgattttgacaaaattttagGCTATTAGTATTCA is a window from the Juglans regia cultivar Chandler chromosome 7, Walnut 2.0, whole genome shotgun sequence genome containing:
- the LOC109008435 gene encoding protein RALF-like 24; this translates as MSIPSLVPLTFLYLVLLFLHTQVSICNGVSVLGLDSLENSEMDAMVKRVCTQKVGECFSDTEMDTETNRRVLVMQKKYISYETLRRGMTPCAKPGASYYNCQAGVANPYNRGCEVITRCARGIPKT